A window from Chroicocephalus ridibundus chromosome 11, bChrRid1.1, whole genome shotgun sequence encodes these proteins:
- the SOWAHA gene encoding ankyrin repeat domain-containing protein SOWAHA, whose translation MAELDISPAAVLGFLRERGGWVRNTELVSTFRPLLEAGGEAAERAERRERFKAAVNAVAVVKERDGAKVVVLRRQLRTAPAPGGATPPGGALAAEENGGAPVAVPVPSGRLSPVPPEELPSPRAVSELRDLFQGGGGGVPLPAGAGGSRREPLPKPCMLPVRCVPPPAAAATTTTPGPPEEPASPLSPPEEEVGSRSPGLRRGPKAHRASEETAAAAVPLEEAEHQWLVMAAGGQWTQQLHGLLLGDASLAARRDFISGFTALHWAAKSGNCDMVTNIIRAAEKGGTRVNVDARSHGGYTALHLAAIHGQEKIITMLVYSYHAKTDLRDYSGKKPHQYLKEGASSAVRRLLGDPSLSHSAEPSVPIKKTTKLAASILSSTSTFLGVISDDMAFYDLTKGLRKPSSLNKLLAATTGPRRKPKTRGGFPSYSSLSEVTEEEEEEVVVKRRPVSELFFGH comes from the coding sequence ATGGCGGAGCTCGACATCAGCCCGGCAGCCGTGCTGGGTTTCCTGCGGGAGCGCGGCGGCTGGGTGCGCAACACCGAGCTGGTGAGCACCTTCCGGCCGCTGCTGGaggccggcggggaggcggcggagcgggcggagcggcgggagcgcTTCAAGGCGGCGGTGAACGCGGTGGCGGTGGTGAAGGAGCGGGACGGCGCCAAGGTGGTCGTCCTGAGGCGGCAGCTGCGCACCGCCCCGGCGCCAGGGGGCGCCACGCCGCCGGGGGGCGCGCTGGCAGCGGAGGAAAATGGCGGCGCCCCCGtcgctgtccccgtccccagcggGCGGCTGTCGCCGGTGCCCCCCGAGGAGCTGCCGTCGCCGCGGGCCGTCTCCGAGCTGCGGGATCTCTtccagggcggcggcggcggggtgccCCTGCCCGCCGGTGCGGGTGGGTCCAGGCGGGAGCCGCTCCCCAAGCCCTGCATGCTGCCCGTGCGCTGCGTGCCGCCCCCTGCCgctgccgccaccaccaccaccccggggcCACCTGAGGAGCCGGCATCCCCCTTGTCGCCCCCAGAGGAGGAGGTTGGGTCCCGCTCACCTGGCCTGCGGCGGGGGCCCAAGGCCCATCGGGCCAGTGAGGAGACAGCAGCGGCGGCGGTGCCGCTGGAGGAGGCCGAGCACCAGTGGCTGGTGATGGCAGCTGGCGGGCAGTGGACCCAGCAGCTCCACGGGCTGCTGCTGGGCGACGCCAGCTTGGCGGCCCGCAGGGACTTCATCTCGGGCTTCACCGCCCTGCACTGGGCTGCCAAGAGCGGCAACTGTGACATGGTGACAAATATCATCAGAGCGGCCGAGAAAGGGGGGACTCGTGTCAATGTGGACGCCAGGTCGCATGGCGGCTACACGGCGCTCCACCTGGCTGCCATACACGGCCAGGAGAAGATCATCACCATGCTGGTCTACAGCTACCACGCCAAGACCGACCTGAGGGACTACAGTGGGAAGAAGCCGCACCAGTACTTAAAGGAAGGGGCGTCCTCTGCAGTCAGGCGCTTGCTGGGGGACCCCAGCCTTTCCCACAGTGCGGAGCCCTCCGTGCCCATCAAGAAGACCACAAAGCTTGCGGCTTCAATCTTGAGCTCCACTAGCACGTTTCTGGGGGTCATATCCGATGACATGGCTTTCTACGATCTCACCAAAGGTTTAAGGAAGCCCTCTTCTTTAAACAAGCTCCTGGCTGCCACTACGGGCCCAAGGCGGAAGCCAAAGACCAGAGGGGGCTTCCCTTCATATTCCTCCCTCTCCGAGgtaacagaggaggaggaagaggaggtcgtTGTGAAACGCAGACCCGTTTCTGAGCTTTTCTTTGGCCACTAA